The following proteins come from a genomic window of Natronosalvus vescus:
- the mmsA gene encoding CoA-acylating methylmalonate-semialdehyde dehydrogenase, with protein MSHDSSASGGDVRNYVDGDWVAPTADDGQDVVNPATGETLGYVGYSSEDDVDAAVQAGADAFEQWRRTPVEARIQPLFELKPLLEEHQQELAEILVREHGKTIGEARGELRRGIENVEVACGIPTLMQGGHVQNAAPSIDETAVREPLGVFAAITPFNFPGMIPLWFLPYAVATGNSFILKPSERDPLVAERMFELIDEAGFPDGVVQLVNGSVDTVTALIEHDGIEGISFVGSTPVAKHVYEQSAANGKRVQAQGGAKNHVIVSETADLEFAAEKTVSSALACSGERCLANDVVLVEESVYESFVDLVAAEADRQVVGNGLEEDTTVGPLITPEHEQRVREYVETGLEEGAELVVDGRDVDVDEAGNFLGPCVFRDVTPEMVISREEIFGPVLGLMPVENVAEGIEVMNRSDFGNAASLFTGSGAEARQFRHEAEAGNLAVNAGTAAPMAFFHFGGQKDSFFGDLHAQAEDVVRFYTDETVYIERWPEE; from the coding sequence ATGTCACACGATAGCTCAGCCTCAGGTGGCGATGTGCGAAACTACGTCGACGGCGACTGGGTCGCCCCGACGGCCGACGACGGCCAGGACGTCGTCAACCCCGCTACCGGGGAGACCCTCGGCTACGTCGGATACAGCTCCGAAGACGACGTGGATGCAGCCGTCCAGGCTGGCGCCGACGCGTTCGAACAGTGGCGACGGACGCCGGTCGAAGCGCGCATCCAGCCGCTGTTCGAACTCAAACCGCTGCTCGAGGAACACCAGCAGGAACTCGCCGAGATTCTCGTTCGAGAGCACGGCAAGACGATTGGCGAGGCCCGCGGCGAACTCCGTCGAGGAATCGAGAACGTCGAGGTCGCCTGCGGTATCCCGACGCTGATGCAGGGGGGCCACGTCCAGAACGCTGCCCCGTCGATCGACGAGACGGCCGTCAGAGAGCCCCTGGGCGTGTTCGCCGCGATCACACCGTTCAACTTCCCCGGCATGATCCCGCTGTGGTTCCTCCCCTATGCGGTGGCGACCGGCAACAGCTTCATCTTGAAACCGAGCGAGCGTGATCCACTCGTCGCCGAGCGGATGTTCGAACTCATCGACGAGGCCGGCTTCCCCGACGGTGTCGTTCAACTGGTCAACGGCAGCGTCGACACCGTCACCGCCCTCATCGAACACGACGGCATCGAAGGAATCTCCTTCGTCGGCAGCACGCCCGTTGCCAAACACGTCTACGAACAGAGCGCCGCCAACGGCAAGCGCGTCCAGGCACAGGGCGGGGCGAAAAACCACGTCATCGTCTCCGAGACCGCCGACCTCGAGTTCGCTGCCGAAAAGACCGTCAGCTCGGCGCTAGCCTGCTCGGGTGAGCGGTGTCTCGCAAACGACGTCGTGCTCGTCGAGGAGTCGGTGTACGAGTCGTTCGTCGACCTCGTCGCCGCGGAAGCCGACCGCCAGGTCGTCGGCAACGGCCTCGAGGAAGACACGACCGTCGGCCCGCTCATCACGCCGGAACACGAACAGCGGGTTCGCGAGTACGTCGAGACGGGTCTCGAGGAGGGGGCCGAACTGGTCGTCGACGGGCGGGACGTCGACGTCGACGAGGCTGGGAACTTCCTCGGCCCGTGTGTCTTCCGGGACGTCACCCCCGAGATGGTCATCTCTCGAGAGGAGATCTTCGGCCCGGTGCTCGGACTGATGCCCGTCGAGAACGTCGCCGAGGGGATCGAGGTCATGAACCGCAGCGACTTCGGCAACGCCGCCAGCCTCTTTACGGGAAGCGGCGCGGAGGCCCGGCAGTTCCGCCACGAGGCCGAGGCCGGAAACCTCGCGGTCAACGCAGGCACCGCCGCGCCGATGGCGTTCTTCCACTTTGGCGGTCAGAAGGACTCGTTCTTCGGCGACCTCCACGCGCAGGCCGAGGACGTCGTCCGATTCTACACCGACGAGACGGTCTACATCGAGCGCTGGCCCGAGGAGTAA